One genomic segment of Francisella persica ATCC VR-331 includes these proteins:
- the fusA gene encoding elongation factor G: MPRKTALEKYRNIGICAHVDAGKTTTTERILFYTGLSHKIGEVHDGAATMDWMEQEQERGITITSAATTTFWSGMDQQFDEHRINIIDTPGHVDFTIEVERSLRVLDGAVVVFCGSSGVEPQSETVWRQANKYGVPRIVFVNKMDRSGADFERVCGQIRTRLKANVVPVQLNIGAEEEFKGVIDLIRMKAIMWNEEDMGLTYELIDIPEELQDRAKKLRMEMIEAAAESSEELMEKYLEDGELSEDEIHQGLRIRVLNNEIVLAFCGSAFKNKGVQAVLDGVVRYLPAPNQVLAIKCETEDGEPASRPSSDDAPFAALAFKLATDPFVGNLTFIRVYSGVLKSGDAVYNPVKGKKERVGRIVQMHANKRDEIKEVRAGDIAACIGLKDVTTGDTLCDQEDVVILERMDFPEPVISVAVEPKSKADQEKMSIALGKLAAEDPSFRVRTDEENGQTIISGMGELHLDIIVDRMRREFKVEANVGNPQVAYRETIRSKVEQESKFVRQSGGRGQYGHVFVRFEPLDEVDENGEAKVFKFVDEVVGGVVPKEYIGSVAKGIEEQLNNGVLAGYPMIGVKATLYDGSYHDVDSSEMAFKIAGSMALKEGAKKANACILEPIMKVEVVTPEDYLGDIMGDLNRRRGIIEGMDENPSGRVISALVPLAEMFGYATNVRSISQGRASFSMEFKKYAEVPNNIADEIIKSRNS; the protein is encoded by the coding sequence ATGCCTCGTAAGACAGCTTTAGAGAAATATAGAAATATTGGTATCTGCGCCCACGTTGACGCAGGTAAAACAACTACTACTGAGCGTATTCTTTTCTACACTGGTTTATCGCATAAGATCGGTGAGGTGCATGATGGTGCTGCTACTATGGACTGGATGGAGCAGGAGCAGGAAAGAGGTATTACAATTACTTCTGCTGCTACAACAACATTCTGGTCTGGTATGGATCAGCAGTTTGATGAGCATCGTATCAACATTATTGATACTCCAGGTCATGTTGATTTCACAATTGAAGTTGAGCGTTCTTTACGTGTTCTAGATGGTGCGGTCGTAGTATTCTGTGGTTCATCAGGTGTTGAGCCACAATCAGAAACTGTTTGGCGTCAAGCCAACAAGTATGGGGTACCTAGAATCGTATTTGTCAATAAGATGGATAGATCAGGAGCAGATTTTGAAAGAGTTTGTGGTCAAATCAGAACAAGATTAAAAGCAAATGTTGTTCCTGTGCAGTTAAACATTGGTGCTGAAGAAGAATTCAAAGGCGTGATCGATCTTATCAGAATGAAAGCGATCATGTGGAATGAGGAAGACATGGGTCTTACTTATGAGCTTATTGATATCCCTGAAGAGCTTCAGGATAGGGCTAAAAAATTACGTATGGAGATGATTGAGGCAGCTGCTGAGTCTTCTGAAGAACTTATGGAAAAGTATCTTGAGGATGGTGAGCTTTCTGAGGATGAAATCCACCAAGGTCTACGCATTAGAGTTCTTAATAATGAAATTGTTCTTGCATTCTGCGGTTCAGCATTTAAGAACAAAGGTGTTCAAGCAGTTCTTGATGGTGTTGTTAGGTATCTTCCAGCGCCAAACCAGGTTCTAGCTATTAAGTGTGAAACTGAAGATGGTGAGCCAGCTTCTAGACCATCATCTGATGATGCGCCTTTCGCTGCATTGGCATTTAAACTTGCTACCGATCCATTTGTTGGTAACCTAACATTTATCCGCGTTTATTCAGGTGTACTTAAGTCTGGTGATGCGGTTTATAATCCGGTCAAAGGTAAGAAGGAGCGTGTGGGTCGCATCGTACAGATGCATGCTAATAAACGTGATGAGATTAAAGAAGTGCGTGCTGGTGATATTGCAGCGTGTATTGGTCTAAAGGATGTTACAACTGGTGATACTCTTTGTGATCAAGAAGATGTAGTGATTTTAGAAAGAATGGATTTCCCAGAGCCAGTAATATCTGTTGCTGTAGAACCTAAGTCAAAAGCTGACCAGGAGAAAATGTCGATAGCTTTAGGTAAGCTTGCAGCAGAGGATCCATCGTTTAGAGTTAGAACTGACGAAGAAAATGGTCAAACAATTATTTCTGGTATGGGTGAGCTTCATTTGGATATCATTGTTGATCGTATGAGACGTGAGTTTAAAGTTGAAGCTAATGTTGGTAATCCACAGGTTGCATATAGAGAAACAATTAGATCAAAAGTAGAGCAAGAGTCCAAATTCGTGCGTCAATCTGGTGGTCGTGGTCAGTATGGTCACGTTTTTGTTCGGTTTGAACCTTTGGATGAAGTTGATGAGAATGGTGAAGCTAAAGTCTTCAAATTTGTTGATGAAGTTGTTGGTGGTGTCGTTCCTAAAGAATATATCGGTTCAGTTGCTAAAGGTATAGAAGAGCAGTTGAATAATGGTGTTCTGGCGGGCTATCCTATGATTGGCGTTAAGGCTACTTTATATGATGGCTCATATCATGATGTTGACTCATCTGAAATGGCGTTTAAGATTGCTGGTTCTATGGCGCTTAAAGAAGGTGCTAAGAAGGCTAATGCTTGTATCCTAGAGCCGATCATGAAAGTTGAGGTTGTGACTCCAGAAGATTACCTAGGTGACATTATGGGTGACCTAAACAGAAGAAGAGGAATTATTGAGGGTATGGATGAGAACCCAAGTGGTAGAGTTATCAGCGCTCTAGTTCCTTTAGCAGAAATGTTTGGTTACGCTACTAATGTACGTTCTATAAGCCAAGGTAGAGCTTCATTCTCTATGGAGTTTAAGAAGTACGCTGAAGTACCAAATAACATTGCTGATGAAATCATCAAGTCACGTAACTCATAA
- the rpsG gene encoding 30S ribosomal protein S7: MSRRNRAPKRDILPDPKYKSQVVAKFVNHIMLSGKKSVAEKIVYGAFDKIKAKDASANEVEVFEKALENVSPMVEVKSRRVGGATYQVPVEVRPERRQTLGMRWIIDAARKRKENTMGDRIAAEILEAVEGRGAAVKKREDTHKMAEANKAFAHFRW; the protein is encoded by the coding sequence ATGTCTAGAAGAAATAGAGCTCCTAAAAGAGATATTCTACCTGATCCTAAGTATAAGAGTCAGGTTGTTGCTAAGTTTGTTAACCATATTATGCTAAGTGGTAAAAAATCAGTAGCAGAAAAAATAGTATATGGAGCATTCGATAAGATCAAAGCAAAAGATGCTTCAGCTAATGAAGTGGAAGTTTTTGAAAAAGCATTAGAAAACGTTAGCCCAATGGTGGAGGTTAAGTCTCGCCGTGTGGGTGGTGCTACATATCAGGTTCCTGTAGAGGTTAGACCCGAGCGTCGTCAAACTTTGGGTATGAGATGGATTATTGATGCAGCGCGTAAGAGAAAAGAAAATACTATGGGTGATAGGATCGCTGCAGAAATTCTAGAAGCTGTAGAGGGTAGAGGCGCTGCTGTCAAGAAGAGAGAAGATACTCATAAGATGGCTGAAGCTAACAAAGCATTTGCTCACTTTAGATGGTAA
- the rpsL gene encoding 30S ribosomal protein S12: MATINQLVNNPRKRSVVKSKVPALKACPQRRGVCTRVYTTTPKKPNSALRKVARVRLTSGFEVTSYIGGEGHNLQEHSVVLIRGGRVKDLPGVRYHIVRGALDTSGVNNRKHGRSKYGTKRPKS; this comes from the coding sequence ATGGCAACTATAAATCAGTTGGTGAACAACCCTCGTAAGAGATCGGTTGTTAAGTCTAAGGTTCCTGCGTTAAAGGCATGTCCTCAAAGAAGAGGTGTTTGTACTAGGGTTTATACTACAACCCCTAAAAAGCCTAACTCAGCACTTAGAAAAGTGGCTCGTGTAAGATTAACGAGTGGATTTGAAGTGACAAGCTATATAGGTGGCGAAGGTCACAACCTGCAAGAGCATAGTGTTGTGCTTATCAGGGGTGGTAGGGTTAAAGATTTGCCAGGTGTGCGTTACCACATTGTTAGGGGTGCTTTAGATACTTCAGGTGTTAATAATCGTAAGCACGGTCGTTCCAAGTATGGTACAAAGCGTCCTAAGTCTTAG
- the pgsA gene encoding CDP-diacylglycerol--glycerol-3-phosphate 3-phosphatidyltransferase yields MFFNIPNILTFGRLVLIPFIVICYYFDFPHHHGIMATLFLLGAATDWLDGYLARKWEQTSKLGAFLDPVADKLIVATALCLFIEMYPYWWATIPAIAMICREILVSALREWMAELGQRSVVKVGIWGKVKTTAQMAALFIFLIKPAIDFRHSIDYASFNTWFIFLGFLMLYIAVILTIYSMCNYLYVAFKSVFGASDN; encoded by the coding sequence ATGTTTTTTAATATTCCTAATATTCTGACTTTTGGCCGTTTGGTATTAATACCTTTTATAGTTATATGTTACTATTTTGATTTCCCACATCATCATGGTATTATGGCAACTTTATTTTTACTTGGAGCGGCGACTGATTGGTTAGATGGTTACTTAGCGCGTAAATGGGAACAAACTAGTAAGCTAGGTGCGTTTTTAGATCCTGTTGCTGATAAGCTTATTGTTGCTACTGCACTTTGTTTGTTTATAGAGATGTATCCTTATTGGTGGGCTACTATTCCTGCTATTGCGATGATCTGCAGGGAAATTCTTGTTTCAGCATTACGCGAATGGATGGCTGAGCTAGGGCAGCGTAGTGTTGTTAAAGTTGGTATCTGGGGTAAGGTAAAGACTACGGCACAAATGGCAGCATTATTTATATTTTTAATCAAACCAGCTATAGATTTTAGGCATTCCATAGACTATGCAAGTTTCAATACTTGGTTTATATTTTTAGGATTCTTGATGCTATATATTGCTGTTATACTAACGATTTATTCTATGTGTAACTATCTTTATGTAGCTTTTAAATCAGTTTTTGGTGCTTCTGATAATTAA
- the dut gene encoding dUTP diphosphatase, whose product MKIELKFLDKEVIKELPRYETEGSAAIDLRACISESVFLNPGECKLVATGIAINIANPNYAAMILPRSGLGHKKGLVLGNGTGLIDSDYQGEIIVSCFNRAQEVIEIEPLMRFAQLVIVPVIQASFEIVEEFSQQTARAAGGFGHTGV is encoded by the coding sequence ATGAAAATAGAGTTAAAATTTTTAGATAAAGAAGTTATAAAAGAACTACCTAGATATGAGACCGAAGGTTCAGCAGCTATTGATTTAAGAGCGTGCATTTCTGAGAGTGTTTTTCTTAATCCGGGTGAATGTAAACTTGTTGCAACTGGCATAGCTATTAATATTGCTAACCCAAATTATGCAGCAATGATTTTGCCAAGATCTGGCTTAGGTCATAAAAAAGGTTTAGTATTGGGTAATGGTACGGGGCTTATAGATTCTGATTATCAAGGTGAGATTATTGTTTCTTGTTTTAATCGCGCGCAAGAGGTTATTGAAATAGAGCCATTGATGAGATTTGCACAATTAGTTATTGTTCCTGTAATACAAGCAAGTTTTGAGATTGTCGAAGAGTTTTCACAGCAGACAGCACGTGCTGCTGGTGGCTTTGGACATACAGGGGTTTGA
- a CDS encoding phosphatidate cytidylyltransferase translates to MKERIVTGIVLVAVVFSFLVFASDYLFGVGVFLVALLSAYEWLKLTKIDQQAILKNLIIFTIVVFVVAQFFVYLQYIFPIFWLYTIYKLASYEHQKIDTITTNEMLVMGLFTISPFVASLYVLHANGVTWIFMFILVIAAADSGAYFIGKTIGRRKMLPRLSPNKTIEGFWGGLVCAVVVAVIFLIYMNLSFGQYVYMVIVSALIMVLSVVGDVFESMMKRIAGIKDSGNVLPGHGGVLDRLDGYMPTLPIFVLLGYLAGVFVF, encoded by the coding sequence ATGAAAGAAAGAATTGTGACTGGTATAGTTTTGGTCGCTGTAGTTTTTAGTTTTTTAGTTTTTGCATCAGACTATTTATTTGGCGTTGGTGTATTTCTAGTTGCTTTGCTATCAGCATATGAATGGCTAAAACTTACAAAGATTGATCAGCAGGCAATACTTAAGAATCTTATTATATTCACGATAGTGGTTTTTGTGGTTGCGCAATTTTTTGTATATCTTCAATATATTTTCCCAATATTTTGGTTATATACGATCTATAAGTTAGCTAGCTATGAGCATCAGAAAATTGATACAATAACCACTAATGAAATGCTTGTTATGGGACTGTTTACTATATCGCCTTTTGTAGCATCATTGTATGTTTTGCATGCTAATGGCGTTACGTGGATATTTATGTTTATCTTGGTGATTGCTGCCGCTGACAGTGGTGCATATTTTATTGGTAAGACTATTGGTAGACGTAAAATGTTGCCACGACTTAGTCCAAATAAAACTATTGAAGGCTTTTGGGGTGGTTTGGTTTGTGCTGTTGTCGTTGCGGTGATCTTTCTTATCTACATGAATTTAAGTTTTGGTCAGTACGTTTATATGGTGATAGTATCCGCTTTAATTATGGTGTTATCTGTTGTTGGTGATGTTTTTGAGAGTATGATGAAGCGTATAGCTGGTATCAAAGATAGTGGTAACGTTTTACCTGGGCATGGTGGTGTGCTTGATAGATTAGATGGATATATGCCAACTTTACCAATATTTGTACTGCTTGGTTACTTAGCTGGGGTTTTTGTTTTTTAG
- the uppS gene encoding polyprenyl diphosphate synthase, whose translation MTSAKENILRHLAIIMDGNGRWARSKLKPRIFGHRNSISSVDAAIEYCVENNIEMLTLFAFSRDNWLRPAQEVTDLMDLFYKTIRDKTTKLHDNNIVLSVVGDRTRLSDKLISMIEYSESLTKTNTGLKLRLAVDYAGRWDIVEAARSIARDVNAGRLSVDEIDQQDFARYLAGGDVPVDLLIRTSGEVRLSDFMLWQLAYAEMYFSDIMWPDFSKQELSKAVEYFYSRQRRFGKSGEQI comes from the coding sequence ATGACATCGGCTAAAGAAAATATTCTAAGGCATCTTGCTATTATTATGGATGGTAATGGTCGATGGGCAAGGAGTAAATTAAAGCCGAGAATATTTGGTCATAGAAATTCAATATCGAGTGTTGATGCGGCAATAGAATACTGTGTCGAAAACAATATTGAAATGCTTACTCTTTTTGCTTTTAGTCGAGATAACTGGTTAAGACCAGCTCAAGAAGTCACTGATCTTATGGATCTTTTTTACAAAACTATAAGAGATAAAACCACAAAGTTGCATGATAATAACATTGTCCTTAGTGTTGTAGGGGACCGAACACGACTATCTGATAAACTTATTAGTATGATTGAGTATAGTGAATCATTAACTAAGACAAATACAGGTTTGAAACTTAGGCTGGCTGTTGATTATGCTGGACGATGGGATATTGTTGAGGCTGCTAGATCTATAGCTAGAGATGTCAATGCTGGTAGACTTAGTGTTGATGAAATCGATCAGCAGGATTTTGCTAGGTATTTGGCTGGCGGTGATGTGCCTGTTGATCTACTTATTCGTACAAGCGGAGAGGTGCGTCTAAGTGATTTTATGTTATGGCAATTAGCCTATGCAGAAATGTATTTTTCAGACATTATGTGGCCAGATTTTTCTAAGCAAGAGTTAAGCAAGGCTGTTGAGTACTTTTATTCTCGTCAAAGAAGATTTGGCAAAAGTGGTGAGCAGATTTAA
- the frr gene encoding ribosome recycling factor encodes MISDTLKDAENRMKKSLEVLADDLAKIRTGRAHPDLLEHVTIDYYGVETPISQVANITVLDARTLGITPWEKGLSSKIEKAILTSDLGLNPTNLGDSLRVPMPALNEERRKELVKLVKSETEASRVSIRNIRRDANSDIKELLKGKEITKDQAKKAEDDIQKITDKMIAQADALAAKKAQDLMVV; translated from the coding sequence ATGATAAGTGATACTCTAAAAGATGCTGAGAATAGAATGAAAAAATCATTAGAAGTTTTAGCTGATGATTTGGCAAAAATTAGAACTGGTAGAGCACATCCAGATCTATTGGAGCATGTTACAATAGATTATTATGGAGTTGAGACACCAATATCTCAAGTGGCTAATATAACTGTACTTGATGCTAGAACTTTGGGAATTACTCCTTGGGAAAAAGGTTTATCAAGCAAGATTGAAAAAGCTATTTTAACTTCTGATCTTGGACTTAACCCTACTAACTTAGGAGATTCACTAAGAGTTCCTATGCCCGCTTTAAATGAGGAAAGAAGAAAAGAGTTGGTTAAGTTAGTCAAATCTGAAACAGAAGCAAGTAGAGTATCTATTAGAAATATTCGTCGTGATGCTAATAGTGATATCAAAGAACTTCTGAAAGGAAAAGAAATTACAAAGGATCAAGCTAAAAAAGCTGAGGATGATATTCAGAAGATTACTGATAAAATGATTGCCCAAGCTGATGCTCTTGCTGCTAAAAAAGCGCAAGATCTAATGGTTGTGTAA
- the pyrH gene encoding UMP kinase, with protein sequence MSNDLSECSQKKSKLKRILLKLSGESLSAAQGFGINVGSTQTIIDQIKTLTHQGIKIAIVVGGGNILRGGRANFGDKIKRTTADSMGMIATMINALALRDMLISEGVAAEAFSAKGVDGLLRVASAHEFNQLLDAGKVLIFAGGTGNPFVTTDTTASLRAVEIGADALLKATTVDGVYDKDPNKYPDAKRFDRVTYAEVVSKGLNVMDLGAFTQCRDFGIPIYIFNLNQTDALVDAVTESKYGTWVTLD encoded by the coding sequence ATGTCTAATGATTTGTCAGAATGTTCTCAAAAAAAATCAAAACTTAAGCGAATCCTTCTTAAGTTAAGTGGAGAGTCTTTATCAGCAGCTCAAGGTTTTGGTATAAATGTTGGGTCTACTCAAACTATAATTGATCAAATTAAAACTCTTACTCATCAGGGTATAAAAATTGCTATAGTTGTTGGTGGAGGTAATATTCTTAGAGGTGGTAGGGCAAACTTTGGTGACAAAATAAAAAGAACTACCGCAGATTCGATGGGGATGATAGCTACGATGATCAATGCTTTAGCTTTGCGTGATATGCTTATCAGTGAAGGTGTTGCGGCAGAAGCTTTTTCAGCAAAAGGAGTCGATGGTTTACTTAGGGTGGCAAGTGCGCATGAGTTTAACCAATTGTTGGATGCTGGAAAGGTTTTAATTTTTGCTGGTGGCACTGGCAATCCATTTGTAACTACCGATACTACAGCTAGCCTTAGAGCTGTTGAGATTGGTGCAGATGCCTTATTGAAAGCTACGACTGTTGATGGTGTTTATGATAAAGATCCAAATAAGTATCCTGATGCAAAACGTTTTGATAGAGTTACCTATGCAGAAGTTGTGAGTAAAGGACTAAATGTTATGGATTTAGGAGCTTTCACACAGTGTAGGGATTTTGGTATACCGATATATATATTTAATTTAAATCAGACAGATGCTTTGGTTGATGCGGTTACTGAATCAAAATATGGCACTTGGGTTACTTTAGACTAA
- the tsf gene encoding translation elongation factor Ts, with protein MSNISAKLVKELRERTGAGMMECKKALVAAAGDIEKAAEEMRISGQAKADKKASRVAAEGVIEVYVADGRAILLEINSETDFVARDETFKAFSQEVAKAAHAANAKTIEEVLAAKTSNGETVEEARKSLIAKIGENIQVRRVKTVEANTLGAYIHGGKIGVVAALEGGDEYLAKDVAMHVAAANPMVVSGDQVPADIVAKEKEIFTAQSKESGKPAEIIEKMIVGRIRKFLDEVALLGQDFVKDPTIKVEKLVKDKGAKVVNFIRLDVGEGIEKKEEDFAAEVMSQIKG; from the coding sequence ATGTCAAATATTTCTGCTAAATTAGTAAAAGAACTTAGAGAAAGAACTGGTGCAGGTATGATGGAGTGTAAAAAAGCTCTAGTAGCAGCTGCTGGTGATATTGAAAAAGCTGCTGAAGAAATGAGAATTTCTGGTCAAGCAAAAGCTGATAAGAAAGCTTCACGCGTTGCTGCTGAAGGTGTTATTGAAGTTTATGTTGCTGATGGTAGGGCTATTTTGCTTGAGATCAATTCAGAGACTGATTTCGTTGCTAGAGATGAGACTTTCAAAGCATTTTCTCAAGAAGTTGCAAAAGCTGCTCATGCTGCTAACGCTAAGACTATCGAAGAGGTTTTAGCTGCTAAGACTTCAAATGGTGAAACTGTTGAAGAAGCTAGAAAATCTTTAATTGCTAAAATTGGTGAGAATATCCAAGTGCGTAGAGTTAAGACTGTTGAAGCTAACACTTTAGGTGCTTATATTCACGGTGGTAAGATTGGTGTGGTTGCTGCATTAGAAGGTGGTGATGAATATCTTGCTAAAGACGTTGCTATGCATGTTGCTGCTGCAAACCCTATGGTTGTATCTGGTGATCAAGTGCCAGCTGACATTGTTGCTAAAGAAAAAGAGATCTTTACAGCTCAATCTAAAGAGAGTGGTAAACCTGCTGAGATTATTGAGAAAATGATCGTTGGTAGAATTCGTAAATTCTTAGATGAAGTTGCTCTTCTAGGTCAAGATTTTGTTAAAGATCCTACCATAAAAGTTGAAAAGCTAGTTAAAGATAAAGGTGCTAAAGTAGTTAACTTTATCAGATTAGATGTTGGTGAAGGTATCGAGAAGAAAGAAGAAGACTTCGCAGCTGAGGTGATGAGTCAAATTAAAGGTTAA
- the rpsB gene encoding 30S ribosomal protein S2 has translation MSLMKEMLSAGVHFGHKKAFWNPQMKEYIFGINHGVHIIDLEKTVPLFQTAVNFVGKTVANGGKILFVGTKRQAQDIIEAEAKRCGMPYVSHRWLGGMLTNYKTVRQSIKRLAQLEKMREDGTLESLTKKEMLQNIRTIEKLEKVLGGIKEMGGLPDAIVVIDSNKEYIAIQEAQKLGIKVVSIVDTNSNPEGIDYMIPGNDDAVKSISFYMKKFADAVIDAQGLDRIVESKVDEAAQA, from the coding sequence ATGTCTTTAATGAAAGAAATGTTATCTGCTGGTGTTCACTTCGGGCACAAAAAAGCTTTCTGGAATCCACAAATGAAAGAATACATCTTTGGTATTAACCATGGTGTACATATTATTGACTTAGAGAAAACAGTTCCACTTTTCCAAACTGCAGTTAACTTCGTTGGTAAAACTGTTGCTAATGGTGGAAAAATTCTATTTGTTGGTACAAAAAGACAAGCGCAAGATATCATTGAAGCTGAAGCTAAAAGATGTGGTATGCCGTATGTGAGCCACAGATGGTTAGGTGGTATGCTTACTAACTACAAAACAGTTAGACAATCTATCAAGAGATTAGCTCAGTTAGAAAAAATGAGAGAAGATGGTACTTTAGAATCTTTAACTAAAAAAGAGATGCTACAAAATATCAGAACTATTGAAAAATTAGAGAAAGTTCTTGGTGGTATTAAAGAAATGGGTGGTTTACCTGATGCAATCGTTGTTATTGATAGCAACAAAGAGTATATTGCTATTCAAGAAGCTCAAAAACTAGGTATCAAAGTTGTATCAATCGTAGATACAAACTCAAACCCAGAAGGTATTGATTACATGATTCCTGGTAATGATGATGCTGTTAAGTCAATATCTTTCTATATGAAAAAATTTGCTGATGCTGTTATTGATGCTCAAGGTCTAGATAGAATAGTTGAATCAAAAGTTGATGAAGCTGCTCAAGCATAA
- a CDS encoding dihydrofolate reductase — MISLIVAYDKNYGIGKENTLAWKLSDDLKNFRKITENNYIVMGRKTFESIGHPLPNRKNIILTREKNYKHDKCLIVNSTQYILNFAKSKSHYEIFIIGGAQIYREFLQYADRLYITEVAAEMRNLDAFFPQWDKAKFKRIGHKKFSKDDKNEFDFTFSVFEKIKDL, encoded by the coding sequence ATGATTTCACTAATAGTAGCATATGACAAAAACTATGGTATCGGCAAAGAAAACACTCTAGCGTGGAAACTTTCTGATGATCTTAAAAATTTCAGAAAGATAACTGAGAATAACTATATAGTAATGGGAAGAAAGACTTTTGAATCAATTGGTCACCCTCTGCCAAACCGTAAAAACATCATATTGACAAGAGAAAAAAATTATAAGCATGATAAATGCCTTATCGTTAACAGTACTCAATATATTCTAAATTTTGCTAAGTCAAAATCTCACTATGAAATATTTATAATCGGTGGTGCGCAAATATATAGAGAATTTTTGCAGTATGCTGATAGATTGTATATTACAGAAGTTGCTGCTGAAATGCGCAATCTTGATGCTTTTTTCCCACAATGGGACAAAGCAAAATTCAAGCGTATTGGCCACAAAAAATTTAGTAAAGATGATAAAAATGAGTTTGATTTTACTTTCAGTGTATTTGAAAAGATTAAAGATTTGTAA
- the gltX gene encoding glutamate--tRNA ligase: MITTRFAPSPTGFLHVGGVRTALFSWLYAKNNNGKFILRIEDTDLERSIQEAVDAILDGMNWLKLKNDGEIYYQTKRFDRYKEVIQELIADGKAYYCSCSKERLEELREYQQANNLKTGYDGKCRDANYIPQEGESFVVRFKNPKDGVVSWDDAVKGRIVISNHDIDDMIIQRADGSPTYNFCVVVDDVDMVITHIIRGDDHINNTPKQINIYKALNANVPVFAHIPMILGQDGAKLSKRHGAVNIMKYREDGYLPQAILNYLVRLGWSHGNQEIFAIEEMIAAFNLEHISASPSRFDFEKLKWLNKHYIKKSKFDDIQTEVEYHFAKAGLDISNGPVLKELVAVMAEKVDTLVELAEKSSYFYNDDISYDENAVKKYIKADTAKIFSKLLINFSYLDSQQWQDTNVLHNVVSTTAKQCQVDMSKVGMPLRVAITGSGQSPDIGITLKLLSKDKVVARLTKAIKELCK, encoded by the coding sequence ATGATTACAACAAGATTTGCGCCAAGCCCGACAGGATTTTTACATGTTGGTGGTGTGCGTACGGCATTATTCAGCTGGTTATATGCAAAAAATAACAATGGTAAATTTATTTTAAGAATAGAGGATACTGATCTAGAGAGATCTATCCAGGAAGCGGTGGATGCTATTTTAGATGGCATGAATTGGTTGAAGCTAAAAAATGATGGCGAAATTTACTATCAAACAAAGCGCTTTGATAGATATAAAGAAGTGATTCAAGAACTTATCGCAGATGGTAAAGCATACTACTGTAGTTGCTCTAAAGAAAGACTAGAAGAGCTAAGAGAGTATCAACAGGCAAATAATCTCAAAACTGGCTACGATGGTAAGTGTCGTGATGCAAACTATATTCCACAAGAGGGTGAGAGCTTTGTAGTACGCTTCAAAAACCCTAAAGATGGAGTGGTTAGTTGGGATGATGCAGTTAAAGGTCGAATTGTGATCTCAAATCATGATATTGATGATATGATTATCCAAAGAGCAGATGGCTCACCGACATATAATTTCTGTGTTGTCGTTGATGATGTTGATATGGTTATTACACATATCATTCGTGGCGATGATCATATTAATAACACTCCTAAGCAAATCAATATATACAAAGCGCTAAATGCTAATGTGCCAGTATTTGCCCATATACCAATGATACTTGGTCAAGATGGAGCAAAACTCTCTAAGCGTCACGGCGCTGTCAATATTATGAAGTATCGTGAAGATGGCTATTTGCCACAAGCAATACTTAATTACCTAGTAAGACTTGGTTGGTCACATGGCAATCAAGAGATTTTTGCTATCGAAGAAATGATAGCAGCTTTTAATTTAGAGCATATTAGTGCATCACCATCACGTTTTGATTTTGAAAAACTTAAATGGCTGAACAAGCACTATATCAAAAAGTCTAAATTTGATGATATTCAAACAGAAGTTGAGTATCACTTTGCTAAGGCTGGTTTAGACATTAGCAATGGTCCAGTTTTAAAAGAGCTTGTAGCTGTGATGGCAGAAAAAGTTGATACATTAGTTGAGCTAGCAGAAAAGTCTAGTTATTTTTATAATGATGATATCAGTTATGATGAAAATGCTGTAAAAAAATATATCAAAGCAGATACAGCTAAGATCTTTAGCAAACTTTTGATTAACTTTAGCTATTTAGATTCTCAGCAATGGCAAGATACTAATGTTTTACATAATGTAGTTAGTACAACAGCCAAGCAGTGCCAAGTTGATATGAGTAAGGTTGGCATGCCGTTACGTGTGGCTATTACTGGTTCTGGGCAATCACCAGATATTGGTATTACTCTAAAACTTCTTAGTAAAGATAAAGTAGTAGCTAGACTTACTAAAGCAATTAAAGAGTTATGCAAGTGA